The Lolium perenne isolate Kyuss_39 chromosome 6, Kyuss_2.0, whole genome shotgun sequence genome segment tcatcttgaacttgcccaactcaaccttgtatcttctcatactcacttaagatagagcatggctaatattgagttccacataagaactccatcttcatttcatcttcttgatcatatcacatatatgtcttcaaatcgatgatcttgattccaatacacaagatgtatctttatttacatggcatccatacttgaatccaacacatggaatacaagtagaacctatggaatattccttcatataaactcaatgaaaacattagtccataggggttgtcattaattaccaaaaccacacataggggcaatgtgccCTTACAGCCTTATTCcttaaaacggaggtagtatataaTATAATAAAGATCATATGCATCAAGGACACACCCATTTTAAGAAGAAATACAGGGGGAATCCAATAGAATAAGGTCCCTATTGTATGGTAGCACTTCCTCCGTTCATACAAATGTCCTATGAATTTAGTTACTAAAAGTTAATGTAATAAGTGGCGAGtatataaataaaaacatgaatatTTATAATACTAAATCAATGTTAATAAATTCATCATAAGATAAATCTTATAATAAGGGTAGAGCTTCACTAGGGCAAAGGGGGACGTGGCCCCCTACACTAGAAAGATCATTAACAGTATTCATAATTATTAGGTATATTCCAATGGTTATTCAAATATTAACTACGACTGGCGTTCTTGTCCCCCTTGACAATATATGTCCAAGGCACTGATAACATAACTTGGCGACGCAAGAGATGGAAGTAACCTCCTTTGGTGAAAGAGAGACCGTAGCAAGCTTGACGTATCGCCGTGCCCAGGGGCAGAATCACGATTTTGACAACTTAATTTGTAATATACCAACTCATCATGCGAACAGGGATCGTCGTAGGAAAATTAATATCTTGTGTTTTGTTCTCCATGAGGTGGCTAGAGCACGATGCAATGCAAACACGGAGATGAGCATGTTGGAAATACAAGCACCATAGATGATCTTCATATGAGCATAGTTCTGAATGGTCCTATTGATGTACTTAGCGTTCTTCGGGTGATGAGAACATAGTTAGTTAGTATTTAGTTCATAATATGTGAGCTTAGGAAGAAGTGAATGTAATGCAATAGTGAAAATTTATCTTGATGTAGGAAAAGCACTACTCTTCATCCATCATAATGGTTGGTGTCTCCTCGTCCCATCGGATTTCCTCAAGCCTTTTGAGTTTCAGGAGCTAAATCCTCCTAGCTCTCCAATGCCTCGTAATGGTTGTAGATATAGGGTGACCCGGCAGTCATGAACTTGAAAAACATCATGTGAAACTGTTTGAGGCTGCTTCTCTCTCTCTGAAGGTCAATTTTGGAGGGATCCCTTTGTGCTTTAAAAAATGTTGACGGTCTAGTAAAACCATTCAACTATATCAAAATAATTGTTCATGTAGGTTTTAAATAGTGCTCATATTGTTTCAAAACATGTACACACATATTTTGATATAGATGAAACTTTTTTGCAACCTAATTTTTTTCTATTTCATTATCGAAATCGACTTTTAGAAAACACAATTAAATATGGATATGATTTCGAGTTACTAAAAACAAAAAGTGAAAGTAAAACAGTGcctacttattgggccggcccatcaaTGGTAAATGCGGTGAACAAGAGCTCCCTGCGTTCAGTCCCAGCTTACCCATGCACTCTCCAACTAAAGAAAAAAGAAACTCCGGCGACATCGCCGCCGCCATGGAGCGGTGGACCGGCGACCTCCACGTCCCGCTCACCCGAGGCGGCCCCCTCTTCCGCGtcgccgcctccctcctcctcaCACCCTCCAAAACCCTCGCCGTAAGGATGAACGTCTCCCCTGTATCCGTTTCCTCTCGCCGGAACCTGAAACGACCCTGATGCCGGCCAGGTTCCCCGCGCAAACGCGATCCTGTTCACGGGAGACCGCGCCCGGGGCACCGGCGATCCGGCGGTCGAGCGGCTGTCGGACGCCGCCTACCTCGCCGGGCTCCTCGCTGGGAAGCTCGCCGGGGAAGCCAACGCGTGGGTGGTCGATGCCGCTTGCTTCGCTGGGCCGTTTGCGGTCTACCGAGAGCTCGTTCCGTCCGTGGACACCGTTGGCGACCCAGAGCGGTATGACCCCAGTGGTCTACCGGCGGCGGCTGGCGTTGCCAACATCTTGACACAATGTATTCGGGAGGTATGTTGTGGTAAATTTGGGGAATAATATTCAAGCGCTAGTCAAATTTGTGCCAAGGGTGTGGTGTTACAGCGACTGAGGTGTGTCTGGGGTggtatttttttcaaatttttggaTAGGCTCAGGAATGTTTAGTTCAACGCTGCTTCTGTTAGGTCCTAGTATCATTCTGAAATTAGTTTACTGAATACATCTCGGATACATTTCTAAAGAGCAAAGAATAAGCGGGTCCTCTATTGGGGTTTAGGATATGCCTTTTAATTCACAACTTGCACACGAATGTATTATCTGTCACTTATTAGCCTCTTTGTACCACAAGTTATATTCAATAATGTGGCCTCCAATCATATTAACCCTCTCAGTACATAAGCAGTTCTGATTTTCTGGTGAAAATTCttagcataattatgacatatacTGTCGTAGTACACTTCCATTCCCTTCAGGGCATGTTCGTTTGTAGAATTAGATATTAGCAGAAAGCCTCGCATTCCTAGTAATCCTGTACCCACGGAATAGAGACTAAACAGTACTAGAGCGCCATGTCTAGTACAACACTGGAAGAATGCTAGGGTTATTAGATTATTCATAGATTTGACGTGGGAACCGGGTACATTTTCTGGTCCTTAGGTACATGGGTCGTCTGCACAAGTATAACTCATACTGATCCAAGAGGCCTGTGTGGACCATGCCAAGTTTGCCCACGGTCTCTTCATCATCTTTGAGTGTGTCAATCTCAGTGACAGTCTCTTCGCGGCTTGCGCACATCATTTTACCATGCTCCTCATAGGATGATGGTGTTGTGCAATCTTTGAGATTGACAGTAGTATGCAATCTTCAGTCAAATGCAACTGACATGCTTGGCCTTTTATGGATGAAGTTGCCTGcacgatttaaccaagattcttgTAGAGACGATGAATAGGTTAGCAAACATGCCGATGTTTATGCTTGATTCAGTTTAGTAATACCATAAACTACCATAATTTTTCGTGCATTTTCATGGGCCAGTATTCCAAGGTAACTATCCGAAGGTGATAGTAATACCACAGACTACCATATTCTTGTTACATATTAATGTCATATTCTATCTTATTATATTGATTCCGGATGATGGTGAGATGCCCCATGTTTAGTGGGAATCTCTGTAGGTTAACTGAAACCAAAGTAAACACTTTTAATGCACTGCTGCTTAGAAAATATATCCTTCCCATCACTGTTGGAGAAAACCTACCGTGTTACTAGTTTACTGCTTGTGTATGCTTATGTTAGTGTTCTTGTGTGCTAATGTGGGTTCTTGTTCTTTGATAATACGTTAGTGTTCTTTTGTTCTAATGCGGGTATTTGGCCTTTGATAATTATGTGCATACTGAGATGTCCAGTTTTCCTACAAGATCCCACCATTTAAGTTTCATTTTATGTAAAGGTGATAGTAATCTTGTTACATTGTAACCTTGCAATCTATCTTATATGATTATGGATAATGGTGAGATGCCCTATGTTTAGTGGAAATCTTTATAAGATAACTGAAACCAAAATTAGAAAATATATCCTTCACATAACTTTTGGAGTACACCTATTGTATTAGTAGTTTACTGCCGTGTATGCTTATGTTGGTTTTCTTGTGTGGCAATGTGGTTACTTGGTCTTTGATAATTATTCGTGTACTGAGAAGTTTGCTTTCTTACATATCCTACCATTTCAGTTTCCTTCTATGTATTTATTTATTACATCAAAATAGTTCGTATGGTATCTATGTCTTTCCACTTCCACTGAATCAGCATATCGTACTCATATTTTCTTTTCATGTAGTCATACTAGAGTTCACCAAGAAATCTGTGCCTTCTTGTATCTCTCTATTTATTTTTcccatttctttctttctgccagatACAGAATATGGTTACTAGTGGCTCATTGAAGGATTCAAAAAGCAATCAAGAACCCACTTCATCAATACTATCGCACTCTCCCCCTAGGACTATCATTCTGGGGTTCAGCAAGGGTGGAGTTGTTGTCAACCAGCTTGTGACAGAACCCTATTGGTTCTCCATATCAAGAAAAAGTTCAGTTGATGTTTTACAACGAAGCACAGCCCTGTTGACCCGTAATCTGCTTGTTCCTGCTACAGCAAGTGATGTTTTATCAAGTATTTGTGAATTCCATTATGTGGATGTTGGCCTGAATTGTACTGGAGCATACATTACTGATCATGATGTGATCAAAGGGGTAGCCAATTATGTTTGCCATGCTAGCAATAATCTCTTTTTTGCCCTTCATGGTACTCCGAGACAGTGGTCTGACCCGAACCGCCCTTGGATCTGGGCAGAGAAAGACAGAATGCTAGAATTGCTTCATGATGAGGCTAAAAGATGCGAAGGGAGATTGTTGCTAGCTGAAAAGATGTACTTTGATGGTAGACCACATAGTCTGCTGATGCATTTTGAGATTTTGGAAGCAATGGACATTTGCTGATTTTAGTCTCTGCAGCTTGTAGCTTGCAGTCCCTGATCACAATGCGCAGGGAATGATAGAATGTGAATATGTCGAAGGGTATTAAATCTGTTTTCTTCTTTTCCAACTTTACCGTAGCTTCACTCCTTCAGGTCTTACGTTGTGCTAATGTGGTTTCTTGGTCTTTGATAATTATCTGCATACTGGGATTTGTCTTCT includes the following:
- the LOC127306827 gene encoding uncharacterized protein isoform X2 codes for the protein MHSPTKEKRNSGDIAAAMERWTGDLHVPLTRGGPLFRVAASLLLTPSKTLAVPRANAILFTGDRARGTGDPAVERLSDAAYLAGLLAGKLAGEANAWVVDAACFAGPFAVYRELVPSVDTVGDPERYDPSGLPAAAGVANILTQCIREIQNMVTSGSLKDSKSNQEPTSSILSHSPPRTIILGFSKGGVVVNQLVTEPYWFSISRKSSVDVLQRSTALLTRNLLVPATASDVLSSICEFHYVDVGLNCTGAYITDHDVIKGVANYVCHASNNLFFALHGTPRQWSDPNRPWIWAEKDRMLELLHDEAKRCEGRLLLAEKMYFDACSLQSLITMRRE
- the LOC127306827 gene encoding uncharacterized protein isoform X1, which produces MHSPTKEKRNSGDIAAAMERWTGDLHVPLTRGGPLFRVAASLLLTPSKTLAVPRANAILFTGDRARGTGDPAVERLSDAAYLAGLLAGKLAGEANAWVVDAACFAGPFAVYRELVPSVDTVGDPERYDPSGLPAAAGVANILTQCIREIQNMVTSGSLKDSKSNQEPTSSILSHSPPRTIILGFSKGGVVVNQLVTEPYWFSISRKSSVDVLQRSTALLTRNLLVPATASDVLSSICEFHYVDVGLNCTGAYITDHDVIKGVANYVCHASNNLFFALHGTPRQWSDPNRPWIWAEKDRMLELLHDEAKRCEGRLLLAEKMYFDGRPHSLLMHFEILEAMDIC